One Solanum pennellii chromosome 9, SPENNV200 DNA segment encodes these proteins:
- the LOC107031285 gene encoding auxin transporter-like protein 2, with amino-acid sequence MLAQKQAEEAIVPNFSDNDGNCSKEEVEKLDDDQSLFNVKSFLWHGGSAWDAWFSCASNQVAQVLLTLPYSFSQLGMVSGVVLQVFYGLIGSWTAYLISVLYIEYRSRKEKEGASFKNHVIQWFEVLDGLLGPYWKAAGLAFNCTFLLFGSVIQLIACASNIYYINDHLDKRTWTYIFGACCATTVFIPSFHNYRIWSFLGLGMTTYTAWYLTVAALVHGQVENVQHTAPSKLVLYFTGATNILYTFGGHAVTVEIMHAMWKPQKFKYIYLIATLYVFTLTLPSASAVYWAFGDQLLNHSNAFSLLPKNGWRDAAVILMLIHQFITFGFACTPLYFVWEKVIGMHDTRSICLRALARLPVVIPIWFLAIIFPFFGPINSAVGALLVSFTVYIIPALAHMLTYRKSSARQNAAEKPPFFMPSWTAMYVINTFIVVWVFVVGFGFGGWASMTNFVKQVDTFGLFAKCYQCKPSLPPAASIPPHPAPIHH; translated from the exons ATGTTGGCTCAGAAGCAAGCAGAGGAAGCAATTGTTCCAAATTTCAGTGATAATGATGGAAACTGCAGCaaagaagaagttgaaaaatTAGACGATGATCAATCACTTTTTAATGTTAAGAGTTTTCTCTGGCATGGAGGCTCTGCTTGGGATGCTTGGTTCAGTTGTGCTTCAAATCAA GTAGCGCAAGTGTTGTTGACATTACCATACTCTTTTTCTCAACTTGGTATGGTATCAGGAGTAGTACTACAAGTGTTCTATGGTCTTATTGGTAGTTGGACTGCATACCTCATCAGTGTTCTCTATATTGAATATAGAagcagaaaggaaaaagaaggtGCTAGCTTCAAAAATCATGTCATTCAG TGGTTTGAAGTGCTTGATGGATTATTGGGACCATACTGGAAAGCAGCAGGCCTTGCCTTCAACTGTACTTTTCTTCTGTTTGGATCTGTCATACAACTAATTGCTTGTGCAAG taacatatattatatcaATGATCATTTGGATAAGAGGACATGGACTTATATATTTGGAGCTTGTTGTGCAACAACTGTTTTCATTCCTTCTTTCCACAACTATAGGATTTGGTCATTTTTAGGCCTTGGAATGACTACTTACACGGCATGGTATTTAACCGTAGCGGCTCTGGTTCATGGTCAg GTTGAAAATGTTCAACACACTGCTCCATCAAAGCTAGTGTTGTATTTTACTGGTGCAACCAATATTCTTTACACTTTTGGTGGACATGCTGTTACAGT GGAAATTATGCATGCAATGTGGAAACCACAAAAGTTCAAGTACATTTACTTAATAGCTACATTGTATGTTTTCACTCTAACACTACCATCAGCTTCAGCAGTTTACTGGGCATTTGGAGATCAACTTTTAAACCATAGTAACGCGTTCTCACTTCTACCAAAAAACGGGTGGCGTGATGCTGCTGTGATCTTGATGTTGATTCATCAGTTCATCACGTTTGGATTCGCGTGTACACCGTTATACTTTGTTTGGGAGAAAGTTATAGGGATGCATGATACAAGAAGTATATGTTTGAGGGCATTAGCTAGACTACCTGTTGTTATACCAATATGGTTCTTAGctattattttcccattttttgGTCCTATTAACTCTGCAGTTGGGGCTCTTTTGGTTAGTTTCACTGTCTACATCATACCAGCTCTTGCCCATATGCTTACTTATCGAAAATCATCCGCTCGTCAG AATGCAGCAGAGAAACCACCATTTTTCATGCCAAGTTGGACTGCTATGTATGTTATCAACACCTTCATTGTGGTTTGGGTTTTCGTCGTTGGATTTGGGTTCGGAGGTTGGGCTAGCATGACCAATTTCGTTAAACAAGTTGATACATTTGGCCTTTTCGCGAAATGTTATCAATGCAAACCTTCACTTCCACCAGCAGCAAGTATACCACCACATCCCGCGCCTATCCATCACTAA
- the LOC107029946 gene encoding lactosylceramide 4-alpha-galactosyltransferase-like: MMFNYYTKFKLFFFFYFALIISLIILYDSLIANISSKSIVFQINVNSLQPLKPPLANRPLFSTKEEPNNEVYLKEEEDHAHLVPPYNLSQEERISWFKKNLPYFEILKSTNISRKFNDRVNEYFTSHYCSVQFFMTWISPTKSFGKREFFTLESLFKAHPKGCLIILSHTLDSPSGTMMFKPIVELGYNILVVTPDLYFLFENTPSKSWFIDLKNGKKDPGKIPLAQNLSNLIRLAILYKYGGVYLDTDFIILKDISRLRNSIGAQSVDRNGNWTRLNNALLIFDKSHPLVYKFMEEFALNFDGNRWGYNGPYLVSRIVEKIKDNNFSVLPPRAFYPMNWNRIKGFFNAKNDSRWIEAKVLELNEKNYGIHLWNRQSKSMKIEQGSIIHRLISTHCVVCNDI, encoded by the coding sequence atgatgtttaatTACTATACAAAGttcaaacttttcttttttttctattttgctTTGATCATTTCCCTTATAATCCTCTATGATTCTCTCATAGCTaacatttcatcaaaatcaattgTCTTTCAAATCAATGTCAATTCCTTGCAACCATTGAAACCACCTTTAGCTAATCGACCGTTGTTTTCGACTAAGGAAGAGCCTAATAATGAAGTTTAtttgaaggaagaagaagatcatgcaCATTTGGTACCTCCTTATAATCTATCACAAGAAGAAAGGATTTCTTGGTTTAAGAAAAACTTGCCatattttgagatattaaaGTCAACAAATATCTCAAGAAAATTCAATGATAGAGTGAATGAATATTTTACAAGTCATTATTGTAGTGTCCAATTCTTTATGACATGGATTTCCCCAACAAAATCTTTTGgtaaaagagaattttttaCTCTAGAGAGTCTATTTAAAGCACATCCTAAAGGGTGTTTGATAATTTTGTCACATACTTTAGACTCACCAAGTGGAACTATGATGTTTAAACCTATAGTTGAGTTGGGCTATAATATTCTTGTTGTCACTCCtgatttgtattttttgtttgaaaatacACCATCTAAGTCATGGTTTATTGATCTCAAGAATGGGAAAAAGGACCCTGGTAAAATTCCTTTAGCACAAAATTTGTCTAATTTGATTAGACTAGCCATTTTGTACAAGTATGGTGGTGTTTATCTAGACACTGATTTCATAATCTTGAAGGATATTTCTAGATTGAGGAACTCAATTGGTGCACAAAGTGTGGATAGAAATGGGAATTGGACAAGATTGAATAATGCActattgatttttgataaaagtcaTCCACTTGTTTACAAATTCATGGAGGAATTTGCTTTGAATTTTGATGGAAATAGATGGGGATATAATGGACCATATTTGGTTTCAAGAATTGTAGAGAAGATAAAAGATAACAACTTTAGTGTGTTGCCACCAAGAGCTTTTTATCCAATGAATTGGAACAGAATTAAAGGGTTTTTTAATGCTAAAAATGATTCAAGATGGATAGAGGCTAAAGTGCTTGAGCTAAATGAGAAGAATTATGGTATTCACTTGTGGAATAGACAAAGTAAAAGTATGAAAATTGAACAAGGAAGCATCATACATAGATTGATATCTACTCATTGTGTGGTATGTAATGAcatttaa
- the LOC107031782 gene encoding uncharacterized protein LOC107031782 gives MESLTGLSIKGVCLDNVLDKHKILSLGKKSEICFLGLSSLKIVHITSCSVQHKIIQPIFCASDTQIHNQSEETETSDTNQSKPVRVKFQLNKECSFGQHFYLVGDDPMLGLWDPSNAVPLEWSEGHVWNVELDIPSGKTISYKFIMTVGDETILWQQGPDRILQTWETKKTITVSEDWDNAELQTIVEEEPAVSPEILIAENLVPPSVVAIEDDVNEGKTNDVLAIVTENITEVNEDVNTDRNEETTMEAKAIGKNMVATIDDVLSSKNESILVEDEQVPVLVPGLTQILTSEAHADKVVGKSSLGSNSEECNLLLDEAHTEKVVVEGSIGLKSEEEFNVTELSTKEELATDITHPPEKVKTNVKEEVRIGHEDIEKSEMVEGGGDWSNGKPMEENVFVSDMQRGKKTLLKFFASLGFCKSRA, from the exons ATGGAGTCTTTAACAGGGTTATCAATAAAAGGGGTTTGTTTAGATAATGTTTTAGATAAACACAAAATTTTATCTTTGGGTAAAAAATCAGAAATTTGTTTTCTTGGATTGTCAAGTTTGAAGATTGTTCATATTACCTCATGTTCTGTTCAGCACAAAATTATTCAACCTATTTTTTGTGCTTCTGACACTCag ATACATAATCAGAGTGAAGAAACAGAAACAAGTGATACAA ATCAATCCAAACCAGTTCGCGTAAAATTTCAATTGAATAAGGAATGTTCCTTTGGTCAGCATTTCTACTTAGTGGGCGATGATCCAATGCTCGGTTTATGGGATCCATCAAATGCAGTGCCACTTGAATGGTCAGAGGGACATGTATGGAACGTCGAGTTG GATATACCGAGTGGAAAAACTATAAGCTACAAGTTCATTATGACGGTAGGTGATGAGACTATCTTGTGGCAACAAGGCCCTGATCGAATTCTTCAAACATGGGAAACGAAGAAAACGATAACTGTTTCTGAAGATTGGGACAATGCTGAGCTGCAGACAATTGTAGAAGAGGAACCTGCAGTTAGTCCAGAAATTTTAATAGCTGAGAATCTGGTTCCACCGTCAGTTGTAGCCATAGAAGATGATGTAAATGAGGGAAAAACTAATGATGTTCTAGCTATAGTCACGGAAAATATCACTGAAGTAAATGAGGATGTGAACACTGATCGAAATGAGGAGACCACAATGGAAGCAAAAGCTATTGGCAAGAATATGGTGGCCACTATTGATGATGTGTTGAGCTCAAAAAATGAGTCCATCTTAGTGGAGGACGAACAAGTTCCCGTCTTGGTTCCTGGCTTAACACAGATTTTGACATCAGAGGCTCACGCGGACAAAGTTGTTGGCAAGAGTTCACTTGGATCAAATAGTGAAGAGTGTAATCTGTTGTTGGATGAAGCTCACACGGAAAAAGTTGTTGTTGAGGGCTCAATTGGATTGAAATCGGAGGAGGAGTTCAATGTGACAGAG TTGAGTACAAAGGAAGAGTTAGCGACGGATATAACACATCCTCCAGAAAAGGTGAAGACTAATGTGAAGGAAGAAGTAAGAATAGGACATGAAGATATAGAAAAGTCTGAAATGGTTGAAGGAGGAGGAGATTGGTCTAATGGAAAGCCAATGGAAGAGAATGTGTTTGTAAGTGATATGCAAAGGGGTAAAAAGACACTATTGAAGTTCTTTGCAAGTTTGGGTTTCTGTAAAAGTAGAGCTTGA
- the LOC107031122 gene encoding BTB/POZ domain-containing protein At3g09030 translates to MEDDGGRRTILGQGGDRVKLNVGGKLFETTVSTLRSGGPDSLLSVLTNRNSDEPVFIDRDPEIFSALLALLRSNRLPSTAKRFSNQELIDEAVYYGIESQLRSALAPSRLSGIDASLFSTIRPTSDGVVTDFNAVDSDGSVWVAHGGQVSVYDWSLTHTETIRTHLDYISSIRKVGPDLAGVASEFESGLHFYNLANGRRVGSVEWTDPSDPRIYKARVHAVVDSPDSVFAAFECQHRENCVLSIDKSTMKAVSELGRQSGNSAKSTVVEKLTFLPEINALVGVSVTAGAFGYAGYVRLWDSRSGDVVWETNEPGSGRSSRFGDSFADVDFDREDLTMFKICSKSGDLAVADLRKLSEDPWVYLEEKNPCMRNSGGGTSSLIHCYRQQVFVGRGGGLEVWSRMVENGSDVERERVLHEGLYRRNYMDKVEDAGRGIIKKIEGAGDRLFVSREDAEGIEVWQSSQFSGAVLSL, encoded by the coding sequence ATGGAAGACGACGGTGGACGACGTACCATTCTAGGGCAAGGTGGTGATCGAGTAAAGCTCAACGTCGGCGGTAAGCTCTTTGAAACCACAGTATCAACACTTCGTTCTGGTGGACCAGATTCTCTTTTATCCGTCTTAACGAATCGGAATTCCGACGAGCCTGTTTTCATCGACCGGGACCCAGAAATCTTCTCGGCTCTTTTAGCTCTTCTCCGGTCTAATCGTCTCCCTTCAACAGCAAAACGTTTCTCTAATCAAGAGCTTATCGATGAAGCTGTTTATTACGGAATTGAATCACAACTCAGATCTGCACTCGCCCCGAGTCGACTCAGTGGAATCGACGCGTCACTTTTCTCAACCATTCGTCCTACCTCTGATGGCGTTGTAACGGACTTCAATGCTGTAGACTCTGATGGCTCCGTTTGGGTTGCTCACGGCGGGCAGGTTTCTGTTTATGATTGGAGTTTGACACATACCGAAACTATTAGGACACACCTTGATTACATCAGCTCCATTAGGAAGGTTGGACCCGATTTGGCTGGTGTTGCTTCTGAATTCGAATCCGGGCTCCATTTTTACAACTTGGCTAATGGACGTAGAGTTGGCTCTGTGGAATGGACCGACCCGTCTGACCCGAGAATCTACAAGGCCCGAGTACACGCTGTTGTTGACTCGCCGGACTCTGTTTTTGCTGCCTTCGAGTGTCAACATAGAGAAAATTGTGTTCTGAGTATTGATAAGTCTACGATGAAAGCGGTTTCGGAGTTGGGAAGACAATCTGGTAATTCGGCAAAGTCAACTGTTGTTGAAAAGTTAACATTTTTGCCGGAGATTAATGCGCTAGTCGGTGTTTCAGTTACTGCCGGAGCTTTTGGGTATGCCGGTTATGTGCGGTTGTGGGACTCTAGGTCCGGAGACGTTGTGTGGGAGACGAATGAGCCGGGTTCAGGTCGGAGCAGTCGGTTCGGGGACTCGTTTGCTGACGTTGACTTTGACAGGGAGGATTTGACTATGTTCAAGATATGTTCAAAATCAGGTGATTTGGCTGTGGCAGACCTACGTAAATTAAGTGAAGATCCATGGGTTTATCTGGAAGAGAAAAATCCATGCATGAGGAATTCAGGTGGTGGAACTAGTAGCTTGATTCACTGTTATAGACAGCAGGTGTTTGTGGGAAGAGGAGGAGGGTTGGAAGTATGGTCGAGAATGGTGGAGAATGGAAGTGATGTTGAGAGGGAAAGGGTGTTGCATGAAGGATTGTATAGGAGGAATTATATGGATAAAGTGGAGGATGCCGGAAGAGGGATCATAAAGAAGATTGAGGGAGCTGGAGATAGGTTGTTTGTTTCTAGAGAAGATGCTGAGGGGATTGAAGTGTGGCAAAGTTCTCAGTTTTCCGGTGCTGTTTTAAGTTTGTGA